One Chanodichthys erythropterus isolate Z2021 chromosome 22, ASM2448905v1, whole genome shotgun sequence DNA window includes the following coding sequences:
- the pus1 gene encoding tRNA pseudouridine synthase A isoform X2, translating into MSCKMTEDSVKALKRPADDSHTETEHEDKKLKTDQDEKKYPKKKVALLMAYSGKGYYGMQRNAKNSQFRTIEDELVTALIRAGCIPEGHGDDMKKMSFQRCARTDKGVSAAGQVVSLKLWMIENVLDKINAHLPSHIRILGYKRVTGGFNSKNNCDARTYSYMLPTVSFSPKDYNQEDTSFRVNSETLQKVNHLFGLYKGTHNFHNFTSQKGPRDPSAKRYITHMSCGEPFVRQEAEFAVITVRGQSFMMHQIRKMIGLVIAVVKGYVDEGVIERSWGEEKVDIPKAPGLGLVLERVHFDRYNKRFGGDGIHETLEWTEEEEAIAAFKEKHIYPSIVETELLEKSMVNWMATLYIHDFEATAGNQERKDDDEDGNASD; encoded by the exons ATGTCCTGCAAGATGACTGAGGATTCAGTCAAAGCTTTGAAAAGGCCAGCAGATGATTCACACACTGAGACTGAGCATGAAGACAAGAAGCTTAAAACAGATCAAGATGAGAAGAAATACCCTAAGAAAAAGGTGGCCCTGCTGATGGCATATTCAGGCAAAGGGTATTATGGGATGCAA AGAAATGCAAAGAACTCTCAGTTCAGAACTATTGAGGATGAGCTGGTCACTGCTCTTATCAGAGCAGGATGTATTCCAGAGGGCCATGGAGATGACATGAAGAAGATGTCTTTCCAGCGGTGTGCGCGAACGGATAAG GGTGTTTCTGCTGCAGGTCAAGTTGTATCTCTGAAGCTGTGGATGATTGAGAACGTCCTGGACAAAATTAACGCTCATCTGCCATCTCACATAAGAATTTTAG GATACAAGAGAGTCACGGGTGGCTTCAACTCCAAAAACAACTGCGATGCCAGAACGTATTCCTACATGCTTCCCACTGTGTCTTTCTCCCCGAAGGACTATAACCAGGAGGACACGTCATTCCGTGTGAATTCAGAGACCCTTCAGAAGGTCAACCATTTGTTTGGCCTGTACAAAGGCACCCACAACTTCCACAATTTCACTTCGCAAAAAGGTCCTCGGGACCCCAGCGCCAAGCGCTACATCACCCACATGTCCTGCGGAGAGCCCTTTGTGAGACAGGAAGCTGAGTTTGCCGTCATCACAGTAAGAGGCCAGAGCTTCATGATGCACCAGATCCGGAAGATGATCGGCCTTGTGATCGCTGTGGTGAAAGGATATGTGGATGAAGGGGTGATCGAGAGGAGCTGGGGAGAGGAGAAGGTTGACATTCCCAAGGCTCCTGGGCTCGGGTTAGTGCTGGAGAGGGTGCACTTTGACCGCTACAACAAACGCTTTGGAGGAGATGGCATCCATGAGACTCTGGAATGgactgaagaagaagaagccaTTGCTGCTTTCAAGGAAAAGCACATTTATCCGAGCATCGTGGAGACTGAGCTCCTTGAGAAGTCCATGGTGAACTGGATGGCTACACTGTACATCCACGATTTTGAAGCCACGGCAGGAAACCAAGAGCGCAAA
- the pus1 gene encoding tRNA pseudouridine synthase A isoform X1, with protein sequence MLRSCRIINILSRHLSQFSKSKMTEDSVKALKRPADDSHTETEHEDKKLKTDQDEKKYPKKKVALLMAYSGKGYYGMQRNAKNSQFRTIEDELVTALIRAGCIPEGHGDDMKKMSFQRCARTDKGVSAAGQVVSLKLWMIENVLDKINAHLPSHIRILGYKRVTGGFNSKNNCDARTYSYMLPTVSFSPKDYNQEDTSFRVNSETLQKVNHLFGLYKGTHNFHNFTSQKGPRDPSAKRYITHMSCGEPFVRQEAEFAVITVRGQSFMMHQIRKMIGLVIAVVKGYVDEGVIERSWGEEKVDIPKAPGLGLVLERVHFDRYNKRFGGDGIHETLEWTEEEEAIAAFKEKHIYPSIVETELLEKSMVNWMATLYIHDFEATAGNQERKDDDEDGNASD encoded by the exons ATGCTGAGGTCCTGTCggattattaatattttatcacGTCATTTATCCCAGTTCTCAAAATCAAAG ATGACTGAGGATTCAGTCAAAGCTTTGAAAAGGCCAGCAGATGATTCACACACTGAGACTGAGCATGAAGACAAGAAGCTTAAAACAGATCAAGATGAGAAGAAATACCCTAAGAAAAAGGTGGCCCTGCTGATGGCATATTCAGGCAAAGGGTATTATGGGATGCAA AGAAATGCAAAGAACTCTCAGTTCAGAACTATTGAGGATGAGCTGGTCACTGCTCTTATCAGAGCAGGATGTATTCCAGAGGGCCATGGAGATGACATGAAGAAGATGTCTTTCCAGCGGTGTGCGCGAACGGATAAG GGTGTTTCTGCTGCAGGTCAAGTTGTATCTCTGAAGCTGTGGATGATTGAGAACGTCCTGGACAAAATTAACGCTCATCTGCCATCTCACATAAGAATTTTAG GATACAAGAGAGTCACGGGTGGCTTCAACTCCAAAAACAACTGCGATGCCAGAACGTATTCCTACATGCTTCCCACTGTGTCTTTCTCCCCGAAGGACTATAACCAGGAGGACACGTCATTCCGTGTGAATTCAGAGACCCTTCAGAAGGTCAACCATTTGTTTGGCCTGTACAAAGGCACCCACAACTTCCACAATTTCACTTCGCAAAAAGGTCCTCGGGACCCCAGCGCCAAGCGCTACATCACCCACATGTCCTGCGGAGAGCCCTTTGTGAGACAGGAAGCTGAGTTTGCCGTCATCACAGTAAGAGGCCAGAGCTTCATGATGCACCAGATCCGGAAGATGATCGGCCTTGTGATCGCTGTGGTGAAAGGATATGTGGATGAAGGGGTGATCGAGAGGAGCTGGGGAGAGGAGAAGGTTGACATTCCCAAGGCTCCTGGGCTCGGGTTAGTGCTGGAGAGGGTGCACTTTGACCGCTACAACAAACGCTTTGGAGGAGATGGCATCCATGAGACTCTGGAATGgactgaagaagaagaagccaTTGCTGCTTTCAAGGAAAAGCACATTTATCCGAGCATCGTGGAGACTGAGCTCCTTGAGAAGTCCATGGTGAACTGGATGGCTACACTGTACATCCACGATTTTGAAGCCACGGCAGGAAACCAAGAGCGCAAA
- the pus1 gene encoding tRNA pseudouridine synthase A isoform X3 yields the protein MLRSCRIINILSRHLSQFSKSKVHPILKSRVFCMSCKMTEDSVKALKRPADDSHTETEHEDKKLKTDQDEKKYPKKKVALLMAYSGKGYYGMQRNAKNSQFRTIEDELVTALIRAGCIPEGHGDDMKKMSFQRCARTDKGVSAAGQVVSLKLWMIENVLDKINAHLPSHIRILGYKRVTGGFNSKNNCDARTYSYMLPTVSFSPKDYNQEDTSFRVNSETLQKVNHLFGLYKGTHNFHNFTSQKGPRDPSAKRYITHMSCGEPFVRQEAEFAVITVRGQSFMMHQIRKMIGLVIAVVKGYVDEGVIERSWGEEKVDIPKAPGLGLVLERVHFDRYNKRFGGDGIHETLEWTEEEEAIAAFKEKHIYPSIVETELLEKSMVNWMATLYIHDFEATAGNQERKDDDEDGNASD from the exons ATGCTGAGGTCCTGTCggattattaatattttatcacGTCATTTATCCCAGTTCTCAAAATCAAAGGTAC ATCCAATATTAAAATCCCGTGTATTTTGCATGTCCTGCAAGATGACTGAGGATTCAGTCAAAGCTTTGAAAAGGCCAGCAGATGATTCACACACTGAGACTGAGCATGAAGACAAGAAGCTTAAAACAGATCAAGATGAGAAGAAATACCCTAAGAAAAAGGTGGCCCTGCTGATGGCATATTCAGGCAAAGGGTATTATGGGATGCAA AGAAATGCAAAGAACTCTCAGTTCAGAACTATTGAGGATGAGCTGGTCACTGCTCTTATCAGAGCAGGATGTATTCCAGAGGGCCATGGAGATGACATGAAGAAGATGTCTTTCCAGCGGTGTGCGCGAACGGATAAG GGTGTTTCTGCTGCAGGTCAAGTTGTATCTCTGAAGCTGTGGATGATTGAGAACGTCCTGGACAAAATTAACGCTCATCTGCCATCTCACATAAGAATTTTAG GATACAAGAGAGTCACGGGTGGCTTCAACTCCAAAAACAACTGCGATGCCAGAACGTATTCCTACATGCTTCCCACTGTGTCTTTCTCCCCGAAGGACTATAACCAGGAGGACACGTCATTCCGTGTGAATTCAGAGACCCTTCAGAAGGTCAACCATTTGTTTGGCCTGTACAAAGGCACCCACAACTTCCACAATTTCACTTCGCAAAAAGGTCCTCGGGACCCCAGCGCCAAGCGCTACATCACCCACATGTCCTGCGGAGAGCCCTTTGTGAGACAGGAAGCTGAGTTTGCCGTCATCACAGTAAGAGGCCAGAGCTTCATGATGCACCAGATCCGGAAGATGATCGGCCTTGTGATCGCTGTGGTGAAAGGATATGTGGATGAAGGGGTGATCGAGAGGAGCTGGGGAGAGGAGAAGGTTGACATTCCCAAGGCTCCTGGGCTCGGGTTAGTGCTGGAGAGGGTGCACTTTGACCGCTACAACAAACGCTTTGGAGGAGATGGCATCCATGAGACTCTGGAATGgactgaagaagaagaagccaTTGCTGCTTTCAAGGAAAAGCACATTTATCCGAGCATCGTGGAGACTGAGCTCCTTGAGAAGTCCATGGTGAACTGGATGGCTACACTGTACATCCACGATTTTGAAGCCACGGCAGGAAACCAAGAGCGCAAA
- the ulk1b gene encoding serine/threonine-protein kinase ULK1 isoform X1 encodes METVGKFEFSRKDLIGHGAFAVVFKGRHREKHDWEVAVKCINKKNLAKSQTLLGKEIKILKELKHENIVALHDFQETASSVYLVMEYCNGGDLADYLHSKGTLSEDTIRVFLQQIAGAMRVLQAKGIIHRDLKPQNILLSHPAGRKSHSNNACIKIADFGFARYLQNNMMAATLCGSPMYMAPEVIMSQNYDAKADLWSIGTIVFQCLTGKAPFQASSPQDLRLFYEKNKTLSPNIPRETSSHLRHLLLGLLQRNHKDRMDFDEFFRHPFLEASSSMKKSAPVTVTCFPNSASASSCSSSSTSHLASPPQSLAEIQQVRAKALASPTQDSPGYLLKDSGGGGGGSSSKNSSCDTDDFVMVPAHFPSELTCDMPTGKIIQDSLMYSGSSLLASGGQCSQVKTPPRSPSYSSSPGPSGRPSEFSGSNYGNYGQSIPIPVPTQIHNYQRMEQNLQFPGQEGSPRSATVQRCSSGSFLACGRTGPSPPQPGSALTSRRLSTGGTKPFQLSPQVGTIPELPGQVCPASAEMVHRGSRGGETKARPQQQGLGTRLNSAPCLLEAAGGCRQKIRKQHSDPVVAPQGNMMPFRTLHSSPRLSELMQRNPLPTILGSPSRAMPPFEFPKPPSSPNMVTFLTHQGLRPAQGEASLSPVYQPEERKGFGRSQSTSRLSDVLLMAAFGGQRGERGSNENLNSDRGIDITAPPGGGGIVVGSGSPARVVFTVGSPPSGGTPPQSSRSRKFSAGSSSSISPVGSLTSRYPQTGIYMDGYEGPSSPRYGFTDPISANLEGAVTFEAPELPEETLMEQEHTETLRRLRFTLDFARCMVDVAEARGGEAAQADLSSTGLLQQQTLVADQISSLSREWSYAEQLVLYMKTAELLSSSIQTAMEGIKQGKLYPSTTVKQVVRRLNDLYKSSVMSCRSLSAQLERFFSRKHKLMDHINSITAERLLFSHTVQMVQTAALDEMFHQGEASVQRYYKALLLMEGLSLLLTEQADILSVSKCKQCIERRLTALQSGLCV; translated from the exons CTAAGGGCACTTTAAGTGAAGACACCATCCGAGTATTCCTGCAGCAGATCGCTGGGGCCATGAGGGTCCTTCAGGCTAAAGGGATCATCCACAGAGATTTGAAACCCCAGAACATCCTGTTGTCCCATCCTGCTGGCCGAAAGTCCCACTCCAACAATGCCTGTATCAAGATAG CTGACTTTGGCTTTGCACGGTACCTCCAGAACAACATGATGGCCGCCACACTCTGTGGGTCTCCAATGTACATG GCACCTGAAGTTATCATGTCACAAAATTATGATGCCAAGGCTGACCTGTGGAGTATAGGGACCATTGTGTTTCAGTGCCTGACTGGAAAGGCTCCATTTCAG GCCAGCAGTCCCCAGGACCTCCGTTTGTTTTACGAGAAAAATAAAACTCTTAGCCCAAA CATTCCCAGAGAAACTTCCAGCCATCTCAGACACCTGCTGCTTGGCCTCCTGCAGAGGAACCATAAGGACCGTATGGACTTCG ATGAATTCTTCAGACACCCCTTCTTGGAGGCAAGCTCCTCTATGAAGAAGT CTGCTCCAGTGACTGTGACTTGCTTTCCCAATTCAGCCTCTGCAAGCTCATGCAGCAGTTCGTCTACTTCACACCTGGCCTCTCCtcct caaTCCCTTGCAGAGATCCAGCAGGTCCGTGCAAAGGCGTTAGCCTCCCCTACCCAGGATTCTCCAGGATATCTGCTGAAGGACTCGGGAGGTGGCGGAGGTGGCAGCAGTAGCAAGAACTCGTCCTGTGACACTGATGATTTTGTCATGGTTCCAGCTCATTTCCCCA GTGAGCTTACCTGTGACATGCCGACAGGAAAGATTATACAGGACAGTCTAATGTATAGTGG GAGTTCTCTTCTGGCGTCCGGAGGTCAGTGCAGTCAAGTTAAGACCCCTCCGCGCTCTCCCTCCTACAGCAGCTCTCCAGGACCCAGCGG CAGGCCGAGTGAGTTTTCTGGGAGTAACTATGGCAACTATGGGCAGTCTATACCCATTCCAGTCCCCACACAGATTCACAACTACCAGCGCATGGAGCAAAACCTCCAGTTCCCAGGTCAAGAGGGCTCTCCACG GTCTGCCACGGTCCAGAGGTGCAGTAGCGGGAGTTTTCTGGCCTGTGGGAGGACAGGGCCTTCTCCTCCTCAGCCTGGTTCTGCTCTCACTTCTCGCCGGCTGTCCACAGGAGGCACAAAACCCTTCCAGCTCTCTCCACAGG TGGGCACCATTCCTGAGTTGCCAGGCCAAGTTTGTCCAGCGAGTGCAGAAATGGTTCACAGGGGCTCTCGGGGTGGAG AAACCAAGGCTCGGCCACAACAGCAAGGTCTGGGTACGCGGCTCAACAGCGCCCCCTGTTTGCTGGAGGCGGCTGGTGGGTGCAGGCAGAAGATCAGGAAGCAGCATTCAGACCCAGTGGTAGCCCCTCAGGGAAACATGATGCCCTTTAGGACCCTGCACTCCTCACCCAGGCTCAGTGAACTTATGCAACGCAACCCCTTACCAACCATCCTGGGTTCTCCTTCCAGA GCCATGCCCCCATTTGAGTTTCCCAAGCCCCCAAGTTCCCCAAACATGGTTACATTTCTGACCCACCAGGGCCTCAGACCAGCTCAGGGAGAGGCTAGTTTGTCACCTGTCTACCAGCCTGAGGAGAGGAAAGGCTTTGGGAG GTCTCAGAGTACTAGCCGGCTATCTGATGTGCTCCTTATGGCGGCTTTTGGGGGGCAGAGAGGAGAAAGAGGCAGCAATGAGAATCTCAATTCTGACAGAGGCATAGACATCACAG CACCACCTGGTGGTGGAGGCATTGTGGTGGGCTCAGGTAGCCCTGCTCGAGTAGTGTTCACTGTGGGTTCTCCACCCAGTGGAGGAACACCACCTCAGAGTTCTCGCTCAAGAAAATTttcag CAGGCTCATCAAGCTCCATTAGTCCAGTAGGGTCCCTCACAAGCCGCTACCCACAAACAGGCATTTACATGGACGGCTACGAGGGGCCCTCCAGTCCCCGCTACGGTTTCACTGACCCCATCTCAGCCAACCTAGAAGGAGCCGTGACTTTTGAAGCCCCTGAACTACCAGAGGAGACCCTAATGGAG CAGGAACACACAGAGACTTTGCGCAGGCTCAGGTTCACGCTGGACTTTGCTCGATGTATGGTGGATGTGGCAGAAGCCCGGGGTGGAGAGGCTGCCCAGGCCGACCTCTCTTCCACCGGCCTGCTTCAGCAACAAACCCTGGTGGCCGACCAGATCAGCTCTTTGAGCCGAGAGTGGAG TTATGCTGAGCAGTTGGTGCTATACATGAAGACTGCAGAGCTTCTGTCATCTTCAATACAAACAGCCATGGAAGGCATCAAGCAGGGAAAACTCTACCCGTCTACCACCGTCAAACAAG TGGTTAGGAGGCTGAATGACCTGTATAAGTCCAGCGTGATGTCCTGCCGCTCTCTGAGCGCTCAGCTGGAGCGATTCTTCTCCCGTAAACACAAACTCATGGACCACATTAACAGCATCACCGCAGAGAGGCTCCTCTTCAGCCACACCGTACAGATG GTGCAGACGGCTGCTCTGGATGAGATGTTTCATCAAGGGGAAGCATCAGTTCAGCGCTACTATAAGGCGTTGCTGCTCATGGAGGGTCTTTCTCTGCTCCTCACAGAACAGGCTGACATCCTCAGCGTTAGCAAGT GTAAGCAATGCATCGAACGCCGTCTCACCGCCTTGCAGTCAGGCCTCTGTGTGTAA
- the ulk1b gene encoding serine/threonine-protein kinase ULK1 isoform X2, with product METVGKFEFSRKDLIGHGAFAVVFKGRHREKHDWEVAVKCINKKNLAKSQTLLGKEIKILKELKHENIVALHDFQETASSVYLVMEYCNGGDLADYLHSKGTLSEDTIRVFLQQIAGAMRVLQAKGIIHRDLKPQNILLSHPAGRKSHSNNACIKIADFGFARYLQNNMMAATLCGSPMYMAPEVIMSQNYDAKADLWSIGTIVFQCLTGKAPFQASSPQDLRLFYEKNKTLSPNIPRETSSHLRHLLLGLLQRNHKDRMDFDEFFRHPFLEASSSMKKSAPVTVTCFPNSASASSCSSSSTSHLASPPQSLAEIQQVRAKALASPTQDSPGYLLKDSGGGGGGSSSKNSSCDTDDFVMVPAHFPSELTCDMPTGKIIQDSLMYSGSSLLASGGQCSQVKTPPRSPSYSSSPGPSGRPSEFSGSNYGNYGQSIPIPVPTQIHNYQRMEQNLQFPGQEGSPRSATVQRCSSGSFLACGRTGPSPPQPGSALTSRRLSTGGTKPFQLSPQVGTIPELPGQVCPASAEMVHRGSRGGETKARPQQQGLGTRLNSAPCLLEAAGGCRQKIRKQHSDPVVAPQGNMMPFRTLHSSPRLSELMQRNPLPTILGSPSRAMPPFEFPKPPSSPNMVTFLTHQGLRPAQGEASLSPVYQPEERKGFGRSQSTSRLSDVLLMAAFGGQRGERGSNENLNSDRGIDITAPPGGGGIVVGSGSPARVVFTVGSPPSGGTPPQSSRSRKFSGSSSSISPVGSLTSRYPQTGIYMDGYEGPSSPRYGFTDPISANLEGAVTFEAPELPEETLMEQEHTETLRRLRFTLDFARCMVDVAEARGGEAAQADLSSTGLLQQQTLVADQISSLSREWSYAEQLVLYMKTAELLSSSIQTAMEGIKQGKLYPSTTVKQVVRRLNDLYKSSVMSCRSLSAQLERFFSRKHKLMDHINSITAERLLFSHTVQMVQTAALDEMFHQGEASVQRYYKALLLMEGLSLLLTEQADILSVSKCKQCIERRLTALQSGLCV from the exons CTAAGGGCACTTTAAGTGAAGACACCATCCGAGTATTCCTGCAGCAGATCGCTGGGGCCATGAGGGTCCTTCAGGCTAAAGGGATCATCCACAGAGATTTGAAACCCCAGAACATCCTGTTGTCCCATCCTGCTGGCCGAAAGTCCCACTCCAACAATGCCTGTATCAAGATAG CTGACTTTGGCTTTGCACGGTACCTCCAGAACAACATGATGGCCGCCACACTCTGTGGGTCTCCAATGTACATG GCACCTGAAGTTATCATGTCACAAAATTATGATGCCAAGGCTGACCTGTGGAGTATAGGGACCATTGTGTTTCAGTGCCTGACTGGAAAGGCTCCATTTCAG GCCAGCAGTCCCCAGGACCTCCGTTTGTTTTACGAGAAAAATAAAACTCTTAGCCCAAA CATTCCCAGAGAAACTTCCAGCCATCTCAGACACCTGCTGCTTGGCCTCCTGCAGAGGAACCATAAGGACCGTATGGACTTCG ATGAATTCTTCAGACACCCCTTCTTGGAGGCAAGCTCCTCTATGAAGAAGT CTGCTCCAGTGACTGTGACTTGCTTTCCCAATTCAGCCTCTGCAAGCTCATGCAGCAGTTCGTCTACTTCACACCTGGCCTCTCCtcct caaTCCCTTGCAGAGATCCAGCAGGTCCGTGCAAAGGCGTTAGCCTCCCCTACCCAGGATTCTCCAGGATATCTGCTGAAGGACTCGGGAGGTGGCGGAGGTGGCAGCAGTAGCAAGAACTCGTCCTGTGACACTGATGATTTTGTCATGGTTCCAGCTCATTTCCCCA GTGAGCTTACCTGTGACATGCCGACAGGAAAGATTATACAGGACAGTCTAATGTATAGTGG GAGTTCTCTTCTGGCGTCCGGAGGTCAGTGCAGTCAAGTTAAGACCCCTCCGCGCTCTCCCTCCTACAGCAGCTCTCCAGGACCCAGCGG CAGGCCGAGTGAGTTTTCTGGGAGTAACTATGGCAACTATGGGCAGTCTATACCCATTCCAGTCCCCACACAGATTCACAACTACCAGCGCATGGAGCAAAACCTCCAGTTCCCAGGTCAAGAGGGCTCTCCACG GTCTGCCACGGTCCAGAGGTGCAGTAGCGGGAGTTTTCTGGCCTGTGGGAGGACAGGGCCTTCTCCTCCTCAGCCTGGTTCTGCTCTCACTTCTCGCCGGCTGTCCACAGGAGGCACAAAACCCTTCCAGCTCTCTCCACAGG TGGGCACCATTCCTGAGTTGCCAGGCCAAGTTTGTCCAGCGAGTGCAGAAATGGTTCACAGGGGCTCTCGGGGTGGAG AAACCAAGGCTCGGCCACAACAGCAAGGTCTGGGTACGCGGCTCAACAGCGCCCCCTGTTTGCTGGAGGCGGCTGGTGGGTGCAGGCAGAAGATCAGGAAGCAGCATTCAGACCCAGTGGTAGCCCCTCAGGGAAACATGATGCCCTTTAGGACCCTGCACTCCTCACCCAGGCTCAGTGAACTTATGCAACGCAACCCCTTACCAACCATCCTGGGTTCTCCTTCCAGA GCCATGCCCCCATTTGAGTTTCCCAAGCCCCCAAGTTCCCCAAACATGGTTACATTTCTGACCCACCAGGGCCTCAGACCAGCTCAGGGAGAGGCTAGTTTGTCACCTGTCTACCAGCCTGAGGAGAGGAAAGGCTTTGGGAG GTCTCAGAGTACTAGCCGGCTATCTGATGTGCTCCTTATGGCGGCTTTTGGGGGGCAGAGAGGAGAAAGAGGCAGCAATGAGAATCTCAATTCTGACAGAGGCATAGACATCACAG CACCACCTGGTGGTGGAGGCATTGTGGTGGGCTCAGGTAGCCCTGCTCGAGTAGTGTTCACTGTGGGTTCTCCACCCAGTGGAGGAACACCACCTCAGAGTTCTCGCTCAAGAAAATTttcag GCTCATCAAGCTCCATTAGTCCAGTAGGGTCCCTCACAAGCCGCTACCCACAAACAGGCATTTACATGGACGGCTACGAGGGGCCCTCCAGTCCCCGCTACGGTTTCACTGACCCCATCTCAGCCAACCTAGAAGGAGCCGTGACTTTTGAAGCCCCTGAACTACCAGAGGAGACCCTAATGGAG CAGGAACACACAGAGACTTTGCGCAGGCTCAGGTTCACGCTGGACTTTGCTCGATGTATGGTGGATGTGGCAGAAGCCCGGGGTGGAGAGGCTGCCCAGGCCGACCTCTCTTCCACCGGCCTGCTTCAGCAACAAACCCTGGTGGCCGACCAGATCAGCTCTTTGAGCCGAGAGTGGAG TTATGCTGAGCAGTTGGTGCTATACATGAAGACTGCAGAGCTTCTGTCATCTTCAATACAAACAGCCATGGAAGGCATCAAGCAGGGAAAACTCTACCCGTCTACCACCGTCAAACAAG TGGTTAGGAGGCTGAATGACCTGTATAAGTCCAGCGTGATGTCCTGCCGCTCTCTGAGCGCTCAGCTGGAGCGATTCTTCTCCCGTAAACACAAACTCATGGACCACATTAACAGCATCACCGCAGAGAGGCTCCTCTTCAGCCACACCGTACAGATG GTGCAGACGGCTGCTCTGGATGAGATGTTTCATCAAGGGGAAGCATCAGTTCAGCGCTACTATAAGGCGTTGCTGCTCATGGAGGGTCTTTCTCTGCTCCTCACAGAACAGGCTGACATCCTCAGCGTTAGCAAGT GTAAGCAATGCATCGAACGCCGTCTCACCGCCTTGCAGTCAGGCCTCTGTGTGTAA